ttagggtttaacatttaaaaatttatggttaaaagtttataaggtttaaaatttaggatttgtgttttgtaaaaataaaaatagaagtatatatttattttacaaagtcacaaatttgtaaaaaaaaaaaaattaaattaaattagtttctaGAATTACATTAAGAATAAACTTTCAACATTCACTCATTTTCTTCTAAGATTTTAAGATAATGGATTTATCATGCGAAGACTTGAACCCCACAATATACGATATATGAAGATAATGGATTTATTTAACCCCACCATGCAACATATAAGGATATATGGTTAGGTAaactcatattttcttttataaagttttacaattaataaagattatttttagtaaaatataaattcaaactcgcacacaaataaatttatgatttcgaccctaatttcaaatataaatgaacttttaaattatGGGTATCGTATTATGAAACGATAAACTTCCTATGTGCcacattgaaattttttatatggaGTGAATctcataatttttgttttcttaattttgttttaaagcaATGAAATATAGATCACGTGAATGTTGATATAAAATGGGAAATGGAGACGAGTGATATTAATTTGTAGATAAAGTTAATATTACGTAGTCGCATAAAGCGGCATAGTACACAACCCACAACTCTGGAATTTTAACATCCATATTTATTCTGTAGCTATCGTTATTTTGGCTTCCACTAGCTGGTGAACTTTCCATGCCAAAACTTCACTTGACGCTGCAAatgaaacaacaaaaaacaCAACATTAAATGTTGAGCAAGTAATAAGCATAAGCAATGAAACAACTCATACGAACCTGTTGCAGTCAGTGCTAGGGCTGATCTTGTAAGGGATGTTGACACCGCACTTGCCTGGGAGTCCGCTTGCAATACCATAGTTGATGCCAGAAATGCCGGCGGCCGCACTTTTGATGCATTTGCAAGCTGCTTGCCGGTCTGGTGTTGTTTGGGCGGCGGAGTTGAGAGATTTTATGCCGCCGCAGCAACCTGGGGGAACGCCACCAGCACCATTCCCTGTCAAGTAACCAATGCAGGGTGCGAGGGAGCTTGTGACTTGACCACAGGTTACGGCCCCTTGAGCCAGGGGTGCACCCACCACCATGCACAACACCGCCACACATGCAAGCTTAAGGGACATTGAGCTAGCCATATCGATTAATCACAAGAAAAACAAACTTGTAAGGAAAATGCTTGCTTGGAGTAGTAGTACTATTGCTGATTGTCGTGGTTAGGGCTTGAGGGTAGGAGGGTTTTTATAGCCAAAAGTAGTAGCGGGTGATGTCTGAATTTTACTTTCCTAGCTATTAGGTAAGTTGAG
This genomic window from Gossypium raimondii isolate GPD5lz chromosome 10, ASM2569854v1, whole genome shotgun sequence contains:
- the LOC105776310 gene encoding non-specific lipid-transfer protein is translated as MASSMSLKLACVAVLCMVVGAPLAQGAVTCGQVTSSLAPCIGYLTGNGAGGVPPGCCGGIKSLNSAAQTTPDRQAACKCIKSAAAGISGINYGIASGLPGKCGVNIPYKISPSTDCNSVK